One genomic region from Candidatus Cloacimonadota bacterium encodes:
- the lpxD gene encoding UDP-3-O-(3-hydroxymyristoyl)glucosamine N-acyltransferase has product MKKFKLSLSLQEIEKISQGKLILVNEISIDSVDSLDEGKSSAAVFYQDEKFKDQLLNTNAGVVFIPENIDISNFPKRNYILTKNPYESFLRLVTYFLQSDKKILHGQNIHPNANIHSSAILSENIQVEAGVFVGENCVLGNNVHIEPNAVIKNDVTIGNNTHIFPNVTIYPEVIISENVIIHAGVTIGSDGFGYLWDGKMHRKIPQIGGVIIENNVEIGANACIDRGALGNTIIKQGTKLDNLIQVGHNVVIGKNSILCSQAGIAGSTEIGDDVILAGQVGVADHIKIGNRVKVAAQSGISKNVPDDKTMFGYPATEAGLQRRIIACMRDLPDIRKLFKKLKKNEEMND; this is encoded by the coding sequence CTCGGTTGATTCATTGGATGAGGGTAAAAGTTCCGCTGCGGTTTTTTATCAAGACGAAAAATTTAAAGATCAATTGTTGAACACAAACGCCGGCGTGGTCTTTATTCCTGAAAATATTGATATTTCCAATTTTCCCAAACGTAATTATATTCTTACTAAAAACCCCTATGAATCATTTCTGAGACTAGTTACATATTTTTTGCAAAGTGATAAAAAGATATTACACGGTCAAAACATCCATCCAAATGCAAATATTCATTCCAGCGCTATTCTTTCTGAGAATATTCAGGTAGAAGCCGGAGTTTTTGTTGGGGAAAATTGCGTTCTCGGAAATAACGTTCACATAGAACCAAATGCTGTTATCAAAAATGATGTAACTATCGGAAATAATACCCATATTTTTCCGAATGTAACTATATATCCGGAAGTTATTATCAGCGAAAATGTAATAATCCACGCTGGTGTTACTATCGGTTCTGACGGTTTTGGCTACTTGTGGGACGGAAAAATGCATAGAAAAATTCCCCAAATCGGGGGAGTGATTATTGAGAATAATGTTGAAATCGGAGCAAATGCGTGTATTGATCGAGGTGCTCTCGGGAATACTATCATCAAACAAGGAACAAAACTTGATAATCTTATTCAAGTTGGACACAACGTGGTTATCGGCAAAAATTCAATACTTTGCTCACAAGCAGGAATAGCCGGTAGCACAGAAATCGGTGACGATGTGATACTTGCCGGACAGGTCGGAGTTGCCGATCATATAAAAATTGGCAATCGAGTAAAGGTGGCAGCCCAATCAGGAATTAGTAAAAATGTTCCTGATGATAAAACAATGTTTGGTTACCCTGCCACCGAAGCCGGACTTCAAAGACGCATCATTGCTTGTATGAGGGATTTACCTGATATTCGCAAATTATTCAAAAAGCTTAAGAAAAATGAGGAAATGAATGATTGA